The Desulfitibacter sp. BRH_c19 genomic interval AATCATTGCATTAGCATCTATTCCCTGGGGTCCTACCCAATCACCGCTAAATCCTAAGTCTTGTGCAGCTTCATCAAAACCTTGTTTAGCAATAAGCCATACAGGATGCCCAATTAATGGAGTTACGAAAACTATTCTTGCTTCTTCTGAGCTATCTTCAGAGTTATTTGCCTCATTATCTGTATTTCCGTTTTGACCACAGCCTACCAAAAACAAGCCCATAACTAAAAGACTTACAATAACCCAAATAAACTTTTTGTTCATTTTCATTTTACTTAACCTCCCATTTTTTTAAACAAAATTAATCAGTCTGACCAAGAATAGTATTTTCCCTAACTCCCACCCCCTTCAAAGTGAGTTCATTCAAGCACCTGTAGCTGCCTTCATCACTCTTGCCTGACTTGCTTCATTTTTTAGAAACTCATCTCCTATTTTCCCTCTTGCTAAAACTATAAAACGATCACACATGGACAAAAGTTCTGGGAGCTCAGAAGAAATCATTATAATTGCTACTCCACGACGTGCCAGCTCTGTCATCAAATTATATATTTCAACCTTTGCTCCAACATCTATTCCTCGAGTAGGTTCATCTAAAATCAAAATTTTTACATCTCTCATTAACCATTTTGCTAGAACTACCTTTTGTTGGTTACCACCACTTAAAGATAAAATACTAGCTTCGCTACCTGTAGATTTAATCCGCAGTTCTTTGATTTTTTCATCAACAAGTTTCTCCTCTTTTGAAGAGTTAACAAAGCCTAACCTGCTGATCTCAGCAAAACTGGCTAAAGAAATATTCTCGCGAATATTCATGGATCCAACAAAACCTGACTTACGTCTATCCTCGGTAACCAGACCTAATCCATTAGCAATAGCATCCACCGGGCATTTTATCTTGACCTTCTTTCCATCAATATAAATCTTAGGTTCTCCACGTGTTTCCAAAGCACCAAAGATGGCATTTACCACTTCACTACGTCCCGAACCGATTAAACCTGCAAGTCCTAATATTTCTCCCTTTCTTACTTCAAAGGATACATTTTCAACAATATTCTTAGCCTTAGTCAAAGGATGTGAAACAGTCAACCCTTCCACTTGTAATACTACGTCTCCAATAGGAACTTCCGTTTTTGGAAATAGGTTTTCAATCTTTCTGCCAACCATATCCTCTACCACTTGGTTGGAATTAACATTTTCTTTAAGATAGCTATTGATCAATTTTCCATCTCGTAACACAGTAATACTATCGGCAATGGCAAATACCTCATCTAGTTTATGGGAAATATAAATACAGGATATTTTTTCCTTATGCTGTAGATTTTGCAGTAAGTTCAAAAGATTTTGTGCTTCCGTTTCCGTTAATGCAGATGTAGGTTCATCAAGTACTAAAATCTTGGGTTTACGAACCAGAGATTTAGCAATTGCTATTAGTTGTTGTTGACTGGTACTCAAGTTACGAACCTTTTGATGAACATCCACATCAAGTCCTACAGCTTCAAGTGCTTCAAAAGCATTATCATAAACTTCCTGCCACTTAACAAAGCCTAGTTTATTACGTGGAAGTCTT includes:
- a CDS encoding D-ribose transporter ATP-binding protein (with RbsBCD acts to import ribose into the cell; RbsA contains 2 ATP-binding domain), producing MARNILEMNNITKRFFGITALEEVNISLCEGQIMALVGENGAGKSTLMKILSGVYCKGNFEGQIIVDSKETDFNSKQQSEEAGIEMIYQEVNLHLDLSVAENIFLGRLPRNKLGFVKWQEVYDNAFEALEAVGLDVDVHQKVRNLSTSQQQLIAIAKSLVRKPKILVLDEPTSALTETEAQNLLNLLQNLQHKEKISCIYISHKLDEVFAIADSITVLRDGKLINSYLKENVNSNQVVEDMVGRKIENLFPKTEVPIGDVVLQVEGLTVSHPLTKAKNIVENVSFEVRKGEILGLAGLIGSGRSEVVNAIFGALETRGEPKIYIDGKKVKIKCPVDAIANGLGLVTEDRRKSGFVGSMNIRENISLASFAEISRLGFVNSSKEEKLVDEKIKELRIKSTGSEASILSLSGGNQQKVVLAKWLMRDVKILILDEPTRGIDVGAKVEIYNLMTELARRGVAIIMISSELPELLSMCDRFIVLARGKIGDEFLKNEASQARVMKAATGA